The Candidatus Binatia bacterium DNA segment GGAACTGGAGCGTGCGATCGGTCGCTTCGTCGAGCACTACAACCACCGCCGCTACCACGAGTCACTGGACAACGTGACTCCAGCCGATGCATATCATGGGCGGCGCACCGCGATCCTGACGCGCCGAGAACAGATCAAGAAGAAGACAATGGCCCGTCGTAAGCGACAGAATCTACGCGCCGCGTAGGCGGGCAAACGTGCCGGAAGTGTCTCTTATAAATCGACCCCAAAGATCCCGACTCAGCTGACGACGTACAGAAGGATGGCTGGCGGACCGAGTGCGCGTTCGAACCCTGGTGTGGGCGATGCTCGCTTGTGAATCCGTCGGCTTCGCCGCAAGCGCCCATATCGGACACCCCATGGGCTTCCGTGCCGCCGCGATCGGCCTCGG contains these protein-coding regions:
- a CDS encoding integrase core domain-containing protein, translating into ELERAIGRFVEHYNHRRYHESLDNVTPADAYHGRRTAILTRREQIKKKTMARRKRQNLRAA